The sequence tcccaattttctgatgggaacatcagatcatttgatcatcaaactagggagtggggaatggtggggaggacgagggcacaggggagttggggatggtggggacgaggggaatggagaatggttgggatgaCAAGGGGGACAGGAAAGTGGcagatagtggggaggatgaggagacgggggaggagagggaatggtagggaggacatggggatggggggagggtgggggaatggtagggaggacgaggggacaggggaaagggtaatggtgggggaggacgaggggacaggggagttggggatggtgggggcgAGGGGAACGGAGAATGGTTTGGAGGAAAAGGGGACAGGAGAATGgcggatagtggggaggatgaggggacgggggatgagagggaatggtagggaatggtagggaggacgggggagggggggtggtagggaggacgaggggacggggagtaggagattgtggggaggacgaggggtttgtggagtagggaatggttaagtggacgaggggatgctggagtggagtatgaaggggaggaaaaaggaacgagggagtgaggaatggttgggaggacgaaggaacgggggaggaggggggaatgtTTGGGAAGACtgtgagacaggggaaggttactgtgactcagcaacacatatgcgttgctgaaccacagcaacgcgtggccgggtacagctagtagaaAATAAAGTAATTGTTACATACATAGTGATGGGTGTGCATTCTCGAAGATGTAGAAGCTACAGCAAAATCAGATTATTAACAAAGGAGATAAAATACCAcaaatctataaaaaaaaattgtcctccccCCTAAAAAAATGGACATTGGTGATATTAACAAATATTGACATTGGGCAACGTAATTATATGATATAACAATATACATCATAATTCCATATTCATTTTTAATTGTGTTATCTGCCCATTTTTGGGCAAATAGTCAAATAAAATCTATTTTGTAACGTATTGGGATGAAACATTCACGATGCTGTTGCCAAAAAAATCGTGATTTGTGTAACGCTTTCAATTAATTTGTATTATATTCGAATATTTTTTGAGCTCCTTGCCCCTTTATTTTACTTcccgcttgcccttgcctccctgaaatgtaACAACtccattcttatccttccttccgacaaaggcaattcggtggttgtccttgagcgTGTGGACTACCTCCAGAGAACAAATGTCTTACTTCCCTGACTTCTAACTTTTTGGATGGCCATAAAACTTCCttcaaccgcaaactaagacagctctctcgtCCTTACCCTCCTGACTTCGATCTTATTAATCGTTTTCGAGTCATCTGTCCTTCTCTTCCTTATATGTACGGTcaacctaagactcataaacctggtgctcCTCTTCGCCCTATCATTTCTTCAAGGGGGCTCTGTCGACtaccctcttgcctcctggctagcTAAAACTTTGATTCCTTACCTTGGCCAttttctcctgcccaccttcgtcactctcagggcactcatagaaagactgcgcctgcagccctcctgtaagatgcctagtcttgatgtcgactctctgttcactactgttcccctcgatgacgttctctctttccttagacagaaggcgactgagggccttcttcctctctTGCTTCCCAgtgacgttttcctcgaactcatcAGACTCTGTGTTGATTCTAACTCATTCTCTTTCAACAGTAAATACTTCTCAAAAATTTTAGGTTCCCCTCTTTCCCCTGTTCATGCTCATCTCTTATCGGAATACTTTGAAACTGTTCTTTTTCCCTCtactgatactcgtccctctctctggcttcgctatgttgatgatatttttgcTTAATGGCcccatgaccttagtcttttccagcttttcttctcctctcctctcttaacaatctggcaccTTCAAtacatttcaaagttgaatggaaatctaattccctccttccttttcttgacgttcacgttcacagctctgtgcccGGGTTCattttctctgtctaccgcagaCCCATGCATAGCGGCATGTACAATtatttcttttcctaccatcctccttctgttaagaaaagttaaCTCCTTCgtccttcgtctctctctcttcctctacgCTCTACACAtctgcgaccctcagtttcttgattctaaaATTTCCTTTATTTATAAATCTTTTTCTCCCCTTGGTTACCCTTTACATTTTAtgaactgtgcctattctcaagcaaaacgaaatttctttcatcctaaactttcctgcctctactctacacagacgccatctTGTAGAATCAGTTCTGATACACACCCtgcccaacatgaacctgagtcctggctttgttgctgttgactcttccctttcacggcatatactcaaatgctctaaactttctaacatacgtgacctaacataagcctgcccttcatttttctcttttctctttctttctctttttcttttttctctcaCGTTCCCATTATTATACCTATTATTActccctttattacaccttaccaacCGTACCTTTTCCCTTGCTCTTTTCTTCCTCTTAGATTTCCGTCTCCTCATCTCTCTCGCATTACTCatgcccttgcctccctcgtctcatagagccaaagtagcagaaggaagattcACTGCGATATGCcacaacaagccactggttactactcattcaagcctggcaaaaataaTTCCTGAGACATTGCAGtaaccatacacagactcagacttggttacaagtgctgctgggaggtaataaacctaatagttaaagagtgtcatatctgtggaacagaagcagaggcgcccctgttacactacttactggaatgtgaagctactgaaaccCTGCGGATCAAACTGAACATTAATCCaacaacagcagctgcattagatgcacattccacagcgactacaatgattagaaaagccgtagaGGAATggaactcattagtgagcattctgcatctatatccgccaccaagataatgttattaaaacaagactaaaaccagtgcactaaaacagaagagaaaaagaaacagggaaaaaggaggaatccataccaacatttaaaactttgacccaaatatcacagtaacaaggttatcacgaATAACTGAAcacatttacgggctcaccatagcccgtactacatggacatttcatctTTATTTGACATCATCTTCTTTATTTGACAATGAAAACACAATATTGCTCTCTTCTCAAGTCATTTTACTAGTCATTATACATTTTACTAACAACTACTGTGAAGCAGGATATCTTAAATCATAATAATATATTCAGGCGTAGCATCGTGTTGCTCATGCCTTAAGCTGAAATGATAAGATAACTAATAGTGGTGTTCAGCGCatctgtgaaggtcattgttaaTTGATGACGACAACGATGTTCCTTCAGTCAATTCTCTAATATCATCAGTTACATACCATTTATGGTTATATTGGTTGAATGGTGATGGCAACAATGTTTCTCTTTAATTGAGCTAGTATTGCCAACATTATATTGCAAAGGTTTATGGTGTACGatgcttataaaggttatattggCTAACTGACGATGGCAGGACTGGAGCTATCGGTCCACCCTAGTAAAGTCAGCTATTGTTTCATAATGGTCTTcttctgttaataataataataataatgcaaataataataaaaataataataataataataataataataataataataataataataataataataataataataataataataataataataataataataataatattgattaggggaaaagtacatacatattaaATTGGATACAAATGACAATCCCCATACCCCTCAGCCAGGGAAAATGATCGAGGGACATCACCACAGACAGGGACAGGGAAGAATGGTGCATACTATCTGTGAATGGATCAGCCAGACATTAGGGGGATTCAGCAgtgacctgcaggaaatgaaagtgggattcagcagagacctgcaggaaatgaaagtgggattcagcagagacctgcaggaaatgcaaGCATTAATACATAGCCAAAAAAGTGAGTTGGAGGAAGCCAAGGAGAAGATAAAGAGACTGAGGGAAAAATCAGAATTCAAACCAGTACAGGGTATGCAACCTCCTGGAGACAGGGTACGAAGCTGATGGAGGGCGCCTTCCAGGGGGGACTCTCGTTTGCAGAAATACTGCAAAACATCCAAAGTGCCTAGCCTGCTTTAGAGGCAGAagctatgaaagcagctacctcacaggaaggtgcaAAATGTACTGAACAAATGTTGGAAAGGAAAAAAACTTTTataattgtaggagtacaggaaccagaAGGATCCAgtcaggaggagggagaaggggggaccgAGCAACAATGACAGAGATCTTGAAGAGATTGGATATGAAAGAGGCAAAtggcaacatagagaaggttttcagtttGGGCATCTACAAGAAGAAAAGGAAACGACTGATAAAGGTAGTTCTAATGAACGaggtaataaaataaaaaatcctaTCCAGAAAGAGCAGATTTATGAGGTTCGGGGGATGTGATGACGTCTCTCTgcaaagggacatgacgagggaagagagaaggaaggctgcagaagcaaggaaaCGCAAAGAAAGGGTTTAGAATATGGGAGTCACAAGACTCAGATCAGTAGCTCCAggaacctcagaggggagtgggaatcccccctccccccaccaacaaGCCAGTAACCCCAGGGTGGATTATAACAGAAGCCTCTCATCATCCATCTCCATAGCCATCCCTCAacaatcacctgcacctccccagacagtgaAGTTCCTCTTCAGACCATGCCCCCTCCCTGGTCTCTGACCCCAGGCCCACCACATTCTCCCCCATGCCTGTCTTCTTCCCCAACCCCTTCCACAGGTCCTCCCTGTTCCTGCCCCTATTGAccttccctgtttctccagccCATGCCCTTCCCAGTTCCGCCACCCCAAGCTCTCCTTCCTACCCCAACCCCCCTTCCTCCTTGACCCCACCCTTTCCCAGGCTCCCTTTCCCTCCCCAACCCCCAGCCTCCCGGTCAACCCAACCCAGTCTCCCCTGCAAACCACAACCCGTGATCTCCCACCACATGCCCCCTCCTGCTTCCTCATCCCATCCCCTAATTAACCCCCAACCTCCGACCCCTTCAGCCACACCACCTAATACCCTTCTGGCCTCCCAGGTCCTCCTTGCTAGGCCCTCCCACCCCATGGCACCTCCTGCCCTCCAACTCCAgatgaatcaacagaaactgagaatagacagaggagagtcagcttcaatgtaatgtactcgaacataaatGGGGTTACAAGCAAGACaactgaacttagggaaagagcacaggaagtaaacacaaatgtaattggactcacagaaacaaaactctcagtaatcataatgaatgcagtgttttcCCAGGACTACAGTGTAATAGGTTAAGAGAAGAAAGAAAGGGGAAgaggcggagtggctctactgatgagaaaggaattgagtttcgaggagatggttattccgggatgcaaagggttcagagacttcataacaggtACTATGACGATGGGAGGATCAAGAGGAGTAGTTgtagcagtcatatataaccccaccaccaaatgaaagaagacccaggcaagagtatgacagaaacaacatagcagttagcactataattgagagagcaaccgctgctgcctgtagaaattgcTCCCATCTGCTCATAATTGGGGACTTTAATCACCGAAGGATAGACTAGGAAAACAAAGAACCACATGtaggtgaggaaacatgaagaGCAAAACTATTGGacctggcgactagaaactttttaagtcagcctgTCAAGGGTCCcaagagaatgagaggcaatgatgaaccagcaagactcgacctagtatttactctgaacgattcagacataagggaaatcgttcTCGAATCTcccgtgggaatgagtgatcacagtgtgagaGTTTGAGATTAGTGGAATAAGTGAAATGGTTGAGGAactgagctcggaaaatttctaagtattttatttattctttaacctttattcgtgtcgtgatattcaattaggtcgcctgaggaaggacttgcttagctaacacacaaaGTGTAGTAAGctgctcattcctcactctaggaccatatatgaacaattgactaggcgcgagcaaacgctgaGACACCCAATAAAATTGAAATCTCCTCCACTTGGTCGCAGACCTTCGCCATTCGGCGAAATGAATCTTATGAGttggtcctgggctctcacaacaataatttattgttgtgtggtgccgtatatttggtccaaaactctgaatcagtctcaatttttatAGTCGAGTGTGACAGTACACTTACAgggcaataataatgtgtgggggtgtaacgaaaagacagtgttcaacataacaacttagtttattcaataaagtactaactactacaacaaaacaaaaagaaatgtcaatgacgttactcgaaatccttcctgtgaaggaaggattaacctaacctaacctaacctaacaagatacaagaactaacagatctaaaatcacaattacaacaaatgacacagtaggttctgaaacacgtctccagtaacctcctactgTTCTACACcctgtgcagtctacacctgcagtagcggttgcaatgcaataaaatcagtagcctttcaatgacaacaatgactaatgggttcactggcaactccagcaacccttcctcataTTAATCCTtatgttaacactccgtccccctgacgatcaacaatcaataacaatttgatttacgttaataacacaataacatttacgttaaattaataacacaactgtcactagtaacgcggaaattacacaacactctacccgtcgagcattcagtgagaaaatcccattaatccctgtactcacagacagctgattaatctctttactagttacgttaatttacgttaatcggttactaatcactcagcgatggtaaactctgatttacaatgtccaaagtgctaagagaacggtaatcattcGTGATTACTTTTACGTTAATTAATTACTATCATCAAggtcaataattaatcaattaaatatgcaacctttcacactggctcagcaatttacattaaggtatgaattccgtctaagccttccatactcagacctatTCAAGtgcctaataacagtaattaggcaccacgtttacgttattctaaaatgacgttactcctcctacgagtcaatcaagtgccggtacttccgggcagataaataacgacgttaaattaatggaacaatggagccttcgtgtgagtcgatcgaacacggatcgaggttaattactttgacttcctgaaacacgtcaattacccggcccactgaccgttaattacgacagacaatactctaattcatatctggctgatggctaggctccctgagactaccgtagctgctttgcAAGAAAGTAAATTAAgctaaacgtattctacgttactcaaattgtcaaagaacaaattctcttagagCAAAGAGCGtttccttggttacgttatattaattgcctcgcaatccccTCActaaatactggacttcgatgttctaccagataaacaggaaaatataaaacccaagtactcgtctacagccgagttcacccacgacaatgacaaatcacagtgatttacgttacaatccggttgcaataacAATACTGcataacctagtaaaataacatacaggacataaaccctctagaacactgccccgcaatgactttactgaactgcaatcacatacggtgattgctcaacactagcaacaatcaccataatTGACAACCCCTTTGTAATaacacacacacggcaagtactcaaaATTCCAAGTAGTAGAATACTGCCcaacacttacttactgttgcaaatgaccaacAGTGCGCTCTAAATAACCCCTTAGAACACAGGTCCACACATTtcaatcaccacagtaaataacacaataacactgggcacagtGACActacgataatatatatataattacggctgacacatgtagcctacagctatcaaacgttactgggaacactaaggagatcttgcatgtcggaaaatccaacaccatttaatatatcatacagacagataagagctgtgttgtataaacaagttacccatagaaaacgtaacttgtagtggaattaccgtctatagaaaacgggatatcatcaccacatactattataattcaccagctattctgctgggaattattcttaaatacattagtctttggactttaccatcataaaaacatcttatataaattaacttaattatcaatattaaagtagagtaaatgtgacccttctatcacgttctgaaatctggacaatgtaagccaggcgtcagagtggaggaaggagggcagccattgttgttatatgagaccagaggctcacacgggagcaaattcggctcctgttaaatttacttggacgtagtgttatggaacccaaaggtgtaccattgtcaacacgctgtctacaaatacaagttaagtgtctatccgaaacccgtttatcattcatttatggccattaatgtcaggatatagggttagccggttagaacgcgaaatcgcctcatactaaaggtaattaagccaggtctttaatgttccatgtactgtatagtgttttctctgatatagcttgtcatatataggattctggcttcacagctagcgcacttttgacaggtcaagacgaggatgcaagattatgtacaccagttactgggtgatagaagctacctcaaagaggataatttggtgtctacactctagttatacctggtggactaacctgctgtactataagagaaggaacctcatcaatgtatgtagctattactgtaatttgattggctgcatatgtgtaatataaaccccccctaatgtgtagaggatcgatttgtgagattatgagattattgcagaaatacagtccacttatcattatacaaattgctatcgaagtatataaattaacgtaaatataaattcatataagttaaataaatataaatctcacaggtcggttcccacattgcactccttaaatcacatgggtgagagaTTTATCGATCCCGCAGGCCGAAAAACACTCCCGAGAATTACGTTACTCAACAGAGCGACGGCTATCACTCACCAACAGCCTCGTCATTcatcaaattctaccaaaattacgctaATACTGAAAccacaattatttatatatatatatatatatat comes from Procambarus clarkii isolate CNS0578487 chromosome 55, FALCON_Pclarkii_2.0, whole genome shotgun sequence and encodes:
- the LOC138352863 gene encoding uncharacterized protein — its product is MAETSLRIQASELTMPETDVNSKSTKNILKLIAGQGTNVDSGMTALRWAAEGGHDNTVKVLLDAGADVIVADNNSKNHTYASKHYLTFISHTKPQPGKMIEGHHHRQGQGRMVHTICEWISQTLGGFSSDLQEMKVGFSRDLQEMKVGFSRDLQEMQALIHSQKSELEEAKEKIKRLREKSEFKPVQGMQPPGDREYRNQKDPVRRREKGGPSNNDRDLEEIGYERGKWQHREGFQFGHLQEEKETTDKGSSNERGGTALYFAAARGHDNTVKVLLDAGADINVADNIVLHTT